From Thiomicrospira sp. XS5, one genomic window encodes:
- a CDS encoding MarC family protein: MHDLIQQFIILWAVIDPIGTIPVFLAVAAGYTAIQQRKLALFAIVTSAGVLLFFIIAGQLLLESMNIALSAFQIAGGIVLFLFALTMIFGEGKPQEEKELLAQQDARSNSPVNHAIFPLAIPSIASPGAMMAVVMLTDNHRFEVMEQGITAGLMLLVLLITFALLLGATFIHRLIGDAGASVISRVMGLILAAVATNSILEGIKTYFALSV; this comes from the coding sequence ATGCACGATTTGATACAGCAGTTCATTATCCTCTGGGCCGTAATTGACCCCATCGGCACCATTCCGGTCTTCCTCGCCGTGGCGGCGGGTTACACCGCCATTCAGCAGCGCAAACTGGCACTCTTCGCCATCGTCACCTCCGCCGGCGTGTTATTGTTTTTCATCATTGCCGGTCAGTTACTGCTGGAATCCATGAACATTGCCTTGTCGGCCTTTCAAATCGCCGGTGGTATTGTGCTGTTCCTGTTCGCATTGACGATGATTTTCGGCGAAGGCAAACCCCAGGAAGAAAAAGAATTGCTCGCCCAACAGGATGCGCGTTCAAACTCGCCGGTTAATCACGCTATTTTTCCGTTGGCCATTCCGTCCATCGCGTCGCCCGGCGCGATGATGGCGGTGGTCATGCTCACCGATAATCATCGTTTTGAAGTCATGGAACAGGGCATCACCGCTGGCTTGATGTTGCTGGTGCTGCTCATTACGTTTGCCCTGTTATTGGGCGCGACCTTTATTCACCGTTTAATCGGCGATGCGGGTGCCAGCGTCATCAGTCGAGTCATGGGGTTGATTCTCGCCGCCGTCGCGACCAACAGTATTTTGGAAGGCATCAAAACCTACTTTGCGCTAAGTGTATGA
- a CDS encoding penicillin-binding protein 1A: MNDETQNSTPEHEPEQAPKKKRSHFKRFFWISTFLGAIVAPLVAVIIYAVTIYPTLPDASALKDVTYQVPLKIVTRDGQLISEIGTKKRIPLDYSEIPERMTQAIISSEDENFFEHGGVDFKGLARAAYELITTGSKQSGGSTITMQVARNFFLSKKKTYLRKFNEIVLSYKIEHQISKQEILAIYLNKIFLGYRSYGVAAAAQTYYGKPIDQLSLDEYAMIAGLPKAPSRYNPIYNPERAKLRRNYVLRRMYENHYITEEQMKEAQAVPVHAKLTGARIDIEAGYVAEMARSFAIDHFGEDALKNGLTITTTIDSQLQSTANVSVRNGLQDYERRHGYRGPIKHVAPTLLTDKEQLLEALDPIQKFGYLETGVVLRVTEKTADVLISNGDETQLKLENMQWAAPYIDVNKTGSEPQSVTEVLKRGDVIYLQKLDDQWRLAQDPKTEAALVSVDPSNGRIISLVGGFDYFRSKFNRVTQAVRQVGSNVKPFLYSAGLNKGMTAATIINDAPVVFHDRALEDTWRPENYSGRFYGPTRLRMALAHSRNLVSIRLLQQIGIRYAVNYLERFGFPPDQLNAHRDLSLALGSVQLTPLQVVRGYSTFANTGYLIEPYLIESVQDFSGQTIYQAQPKRACNAQCVEGDPQNAPRVITPQNAYIMTSMMQDVINHGSGRKAKVLKRNDIAGKTGTTNDQKDAWFSGFNPDIATTVWVGFDTPTTLGRSEVGGRAALPIWIDYMREALKPYPNAPFGLPEGLVNVPIDRSTGLAVPADTRGAFFEIFREQNAPEVPDISETKMERITQELFD; this comes from the coding sequence ATGAACGACGAGACACAAAACAGCACACCTGAACACGAGCCCGAACAGGCCCCGAAAAAAAAGCGCAGCCATTTTAAACGTTTTTTCTGGATTTCCACCTTTCTGGGTGCCATCGTCGCCCCGCTCGTCGCTGTCATCATTTATGCCGTGACCATTTATCCGACCCTGCCGGACGCCTCGGCACTGAAAGACGTCACCTATCAAGTTCCCTTAAAAATCGTCACGCGCGACGGGCAACTGATCAGTGAAATCGGCACCAAAAAACGCATTCCATTGGATTACTCCGAAATTCCGGAACGCATGACACAAGCCATCATCTCCTCGGAAGACGAGAACTTTTTCGAGCACGGCGGTGTCGACTTCAAAGGCTTGGCGCGTGCCGCCTACGAGCTGATCACCACCGGTAGCAAACAATCCGGCGGATCCACCATCACCATGCAGGTGGCGCGAAACTTCTTTTTGAGTAAAAAGAAAACCTATTTACGTAAATTCAACGAAATCGTGCTGTCCTATAAAATCGAACACCAGATTTCCAAGCAGGAAATTCTGGCGATTTATCTGAATAAGATTTTCCTGGGCTATCGCTCTTACGGCGTGGCGGCCGCCGCACAAACTTATTACGGCAAACCCATCGACCAACTGTCGCTGGACGAATACGCCATGATTGCCGGCTTGCCGAAAGCGCCATCCCGTTACAATCCGATTTACAATCCGGAAAGAGCCAAGTTGCGCCGTAACTATGTCTTGCGCCGCATGTACGAAAACCATTACATCACCGAAGAGCAGATGAAAGAGGCGCAAGCCGTGCCGGTACACGCCAAGTTGACCGGCGCCCGCATCGACATTGAAGCCGGTTACGTGGCGGAAATGGCACGCAGCTTCGCCATCGACCATTTCGGGGAAGACGCCCTGAAAAACGGCCTGACCATCACCACCACCATCGACAGCCAATTGCAAAGCACCGCAAATGTCTCTGTTCGAAACGGCTTGCAGGATTACGAACGCCGTCACGGTTATCGCGGGCCGATCAAGCACGTCGCCCCCACTTTGCTGACGGACAAAGAACAGTTATTGGAAGCGCTCGATCCCATCCAGAAGTTCGGTTATCTGGAAACCGGCGTGGTGCTTCGCGTCACCGAAAAAACCGCCGATGTGTTGATTTCCAACGGTGACGAAACCCAACTAAAACTGGAAAATATGCAGTGGGCCGCGCCGTATATTGATGTCAATAAAACCGGTTCCGAACCGCAATCCGTCACGGAAGTGTTGAAACGAGGCGATGTCATTTACCTGCAAAAACTCGACGATCAATGGCGCCTGGCGCAAGACCCGAAAACCGAAGCCGCCCTGGTGTCGGTTGACCCCAGCAATGGCCGCATCATTTCGTTGGTCGGCGGGTTCGACTATTTCCGCAGCAAATTCAACCGCGTCACCCAAGCCGTGCGCCAGGTCGGTTCCAATGTCAAACCCTTCCTGTACTCTGCCGGCTTGAACAAAGGCATGACCGCCGCCACCATCATCAACGATGCGCCGGTGGTCTTCCATGACCGCGCGCTGGAAGACACTTGGCGTCCGGAAAACTATTCCGGGCGTTTCTACGGCCCGACTCGTTTGAGAATGGCCCTCGCCCACTCCCGTAACCTGGTGTCGATTCGTCTCTTGCAACAAATCGGAATTCGTTATGCCGTCAATTATCTGGAACGATTCGGTTTCCCGCCGGATCAGCTCAACGCGCACCGCGATTTATCGTTGGCGCTCGGTTCCGTCCAGCTAACCCCATTACAAGTGGTCCGCGGTTATTCAACCTTTGCCAATACCGGTTATTTAATCGAACCCTATTTAATCGAATCGGTGCAGGACTTCAGCGGCCAAACCATTTATCAGGCCCAGCCGAAGCGCGCTTGTAACGCCCAGTGTGTGGAAGGTGACCCGCAAAACGCCCCGCGCGTCATCACGCCGCAAAATGCCTACATCATGACGTCCATGATGCAAGACGTCATCAACCACGGATCGGGCCGCAAAGCGAAAGTATTGAAACGCAATGATATTGCCGGGAAAACCGGGACCACCAACGACCAGAAAGACGCTTGGTTCTCCGGCTTCAACCCGGACATCGCCACCACCGTTTGGGTCGGCTTTGACACCCCAACCACCCTGGGGCGATCCGAAGTCGGGGGCCGCGCCGCCCTGCCGATTTGGATCGATTACATGCGCGAAGCCTTAAAGCCTTATCCGAACGCGCCTTTCGGTTTGCCGGAAGGCTTGGTGAATGTGCCCATCGACCGTTCAACCGGTCTGGCCGTTCCAGCCGACACGCGAGGCGCTTTCTTTGAAATCTTCCGCGAACAAAACGCCCCGGAAGTGCCCGATATTTCCGAAACCAAAATGGAGCGAATCACTCAGGAACTGTTCGACTGA
- a CDS encoding fructosamine kinase family protein — protein MNWQALSESIAQNTGHPFDIESAAPVSGGDIHRSYHLHTEQGEFFLKTNHGHLSHLFETEANSLNALAKTLSVRVPKVVATGLENDQAWLVLEYLPLTSRGDDEQRGKDLALLHHQVNADKRFGWPEDNYIGHTVQPNTWSNDWVSFYGHQRLAHQLTLAQDHGASNSLVEQGHALIEALPKFFDDYQPEASPLHGDLWGGNSAFSTDGDAVFFDPASYYGDREADLAMTELFGGFSPEFYAGYNSVFPLDKGYAARKELYNLYHVLNHFNLFGGGYQQQADRMIQTLLKDVSVHS, from the coding sequence ATGAACTGGCAAGCTCTTTCCGAATCCATCGCTCAAAACACCGGGCACCCGTTCGATATTGAAAGCGCCGCGCCGGTTTCGGGCGGTGACATCCACCGTTCCTATCATCTGCACACCGAGCAAGGCGAGTTTTTCCTCAAAACCAATCACGGCCATCTGTCACACCTGTTTGAAACCGAAGCCAACAGCCTCAATGCCTTGGCCAAAACCTTGAGCGTGCGGGTGCCGAAGGTGGTGGCCACTGGCCTCGAAAACGACCAGGCCTGGCTGGTTTTGGAATACCTGCCTTTGACGTCACGCGGAGACGACGAGCAACGCGGAAAGGATTTGGCCTTGTTACACCACCAGGTCAATGCGGACAAACGCTTCGGCTGGCCGGAAGACAATTACATCGGCCATACCGTGCAACCCAATACCTGGTCCAACGACTGGGTGTCATTTTATGGTCACCAGCGACTGGCGCATCAACTGACCCTGGCGCAAGATCACGGCGCATCGAACAGCCTGGTCGAACAGGGACATGCGTTGATTGAAGCCTTACCGAAGTTTTTTGACGACTATCAACCGGAGGCCTCGCCCTTGCATGGCGACCTCTGGGGCGGCAACAGCGCCTTCTCTACCGACGGCGACGCGGTGTTTTTCGACCCGGCCAGTTACTACGGCGACCGCGAAGCCGACTTGGCCATGACCGAACTTTTCGGTGGCTTTTCACCCGAATTCTATGCCGGTTATAACAGCGTTTTCCCCTTGGACAAGGGCTATGCGGCCCGAAAAGAACTGTATAACCTCTACCATGTGTTGAATCATTTCAACCTGTTCGGCGGCGGTTATCAACAACAAGCGGATCGAATGATTCAAACCCTTTTAAAGGACGTCTCCGTTCATTCGTGA
- the adk gene encoding adenylate kinase, with protein MKFILLGAPGAGKGTQAQFLTKKFDIPQISTGDMLRAAIKAETPLGKQAKEFMDAGKLVTDEIIIGLVKDRIAEPDCANGFLLDGFPRTVPQADALKAAGVDIDAIIEIDVPDSEIVNRMAGRRVHPASGRTYHLTYNPPKVEGKDDETGEDLIQRDDDKADVVLDRLKVYHEQTAPLIGYYTDEAAKNASLKHIKVDGTQAIDQVEDAILSGLK; from the coding sequence ATGAAATTTATTCTTCTGGGCGCACCGGGCGCCGGAAAAGGGACACAAGCCCAATTCCTGACCAAAAAATTCGATATTCCGCAAATCTCCACCGGCGACATGCTGCGCGCGGCCATCAAGGCCGAAACGCCGCTCGGCAAGCAAGCCAAGGAGTTCATGGATGCCGGTAAACTGGTCACGGACGAAATCATCATCGGTCTGGTCAAAGACCGCATTGCCGAACCGGATTGCGCCAACGGCTTCCTGTTGGACGGTTTCCCAAGAACCGTACCGCAAGCGGATGCGTTGAAAGCCGCCGGTGTCGACATCGACGCCATCATTGAAATCGACGTGCCGGATTCCGAAATCGTCAACCGCATGGCTGGCCGTCGCGTGCATCCGGCTTCCGGCCGTACCTATCACCTGACTTACAACCCGCCGAAGGTGGAAGGCAAGGACGATGAAACCGGTGAAGATTTGATTCAGCGTGACGACGACAAAGCCGACGTGGTGTTGGATCGTTTGAAGGTGTATCACGAGCAAACGGCTCCATTGATCGGTTACTACACGGACGAAGCGGCCAAAAACGCTTCGTTGAAACACATCAAAGTCGACGGCACCCAAGCCATCGACCAAGTGGAAGACGCCATTCTGTCCGGCTTGAAATAA